In a single window of the Acidobacteriota bacterium genome:
- the ptsP gene encoding phosphoenolpyruvate--protein phosphotransferase, with the protein MNALTGIAVSPGIVWGPAALLVQDSVTLRYVITPAHVAREIARLDAAREATRRQLERIHARVLASAGPDLAYLFQAQLLMLDDQLLVPRAQAIVSAERLNAEWAVERAFEEFSAIFMDVEDGYLRERRGDVADVIGRLRRNLVPMPRRTGELSLNLDEPSILVAGELPPSVAGQLDRNRVIGLAMDAGSRTDHSAILARSLRLPTVASLRVATQLASPGVLILLDGYSGDVVIDPDHAMIDRARAKAERKWVSVPVARHLVQPASTADGVAIRFDANIELPDEIDVARANGAEGVGLFRSEFMLGGRTLDSVGEQEQYEAYRNLVERMAPHPVTIRTFDVDESRMAGRPGDRPPEGSAEPSRGPLGLRAIRLCLSRPDVFGTQLRALARAARHGPLRVLFPFVASVDELRQARVALFDAGLAVASGRGDQAPSIAVGAMIEVPSAAMTVDLLAAEADFFSIGTNDLIQYTLAVDRTDGRVARLYEPLHPAVLRLVRAVTRAAGRWGRPVAVCGEMASDPAALIALLGLGVTSFSMSPALIPAARQIVREVSLSDVRRVVARALRLASAQQIAAHLLSAYPGIIKRSNGRTTQSGVEGDNGER; encoded by the coding sequence GTGAACGCGCTGACTGGCATCGCCGTTTCGCCAGGAATCGTCTGGGGGCCGGCGGCCCTGCTGGTGCAGGACTCCGTGACGCTGCGGTATGTCATCACGCCGGCGCACGTCGCGCGGGAGATCGCCCGGCTGGACGCCGCACGGGAAGCGACCCGCCGGCAACTGGAACGCATTCATGCCCGGGTGCTGGCATCGGCCGGACCGGACCTCGCGTACCTGTTTCAGGCGCAGCTCCTCATGCTCGATGACCAGCTCCTGGTGCCGCGGGCGCAGGCGATCGTGTCGGCCGAGCGCCTCAATGCCGAGTGGGCGGTGGAGCGCGCGTTCGAGGAATTCTCCGCGATCTTCATGGACGTCGAGGACGGCTACCTTCGCGAGCGCCGGGGCGACGTCGCTGATGTGATCGGCCGGCTGCGCCGGAACCTCGTGCCGATGCCACGGCGGACGGGTGAGTTGAGTCTGAATCTGGACGAGCCGTCCATCCTGGTGGCCGGCGAACTGCCGCCGTCGGTCGCGGGCCAGTTGGACCGCAACCGCGTGATCGGCCTGGCGATGGATGCCGGAAGCCGGACGGATCACTCGGCGATCCTCGCCCGGTCGTTGCGATTGCCGACCGTGGCTAGTCTCCGGGTGGCGACGCAACTGGCGAGCCCGGGCGTCCTCATTCTGCTGGACGGATATTCCGGCGACGTCGTGATCGATCCCGATCACGCGATGATCGATCGCGCCCGGGCCAAGGCCGAGCGCAAGTGGGTGTCGGTGCCCGTGGCCCGGCACCTGGTTCAGCCGGCCTCAACCGCTGACGGGGTGGCCATTCGCTTCGACGCCAACATCGAACTGCCGGATGAGATCGACGTCGCTCGTGCCAACGGCGCCGAAGGTGTCGGTTTGTTTCGCTCGGAGTTCATGCTGGGCGGGCGGACCCTCGACTCGGTCGGCGAACAGGAGCAATACGAGGCATACAGAAATCTGGTCGAACGGATGGCGCCCCACCCCGTCACCATTCGCACGTTCGATGTCGATGAGAGCCGGATGGCTGGCCGTCCAGGGGATCGTCCACCTGAGGGCAGCGCGGAGCCTTCTCGAGGACCGCTAGGCTTGAGGGCGATCCGCCTGTGCCTCAGCAGGCCGGATGTGTTCGGCACGCAGCTGCGGGCGCTCGCGCGCGCCGCCCGCCACGGGCCACTCAGAGTGCTGTTTCCGTTTGTGGCGTCGGTCGACGAACTGCGGCAGGCCAGGGTCGCGCTGTTCGACGCTGGCCTTGCTGTGGCGTCCGGCCGGGGCGACCAGGCCCCTTCTATCGCGGTCGGCGCCATGATCGAGGTGCCCTCCGCCGCCATGACGGTGGACCTGCTGGCGGCCGAAGCGGATTTCTTCAGCATCGGCACCAATGACCTCATCCAGTACACGCTCGCCGTGGATCGCACCGATGGCCGGGTGGCGCGGCTCTATGAGCCCCTGCATCCTGCGGTCCTGCGACTCGTGCGCGCCGTGACGCGCGCAGCTGGGCGATGGGGAAGGCCCGTTGCGGTGTGCGGAGAGATGGCCTCCGATCCCGCAGCCCTGATCGCGTTGCTGGGACTTGGCGTGACCAGCTTCAGCATGAGTCCAGCGCTGATTCCCGCGGCGCGCCAGATCGTGCGAGAGGTGTCGCTCAGCGACGTACGGCGCGTCGTTGCACGAGCGCTCAGGCTCGCGTCAGCCCAGCAGATTGCGGCACATCTGTTGTCGGCCTACCCGGGCATCATCAAGCGGAGCAATGGCCGGACTACCCAATCCGGCGTGGAAGGAGACAACGGTGAGCGGTGA
- a CDS encoding PTS sugar transporter subunit IIA produces MIGVVVVTHGQLATELLNAAEAIIGDLPQFAAVSIGWHDNTDDAREEISRAIARFQSDGGVLVLTDMFGGTPTNLSLTFLETDKVEIVTGVNLPMLIKLAGLRQSKDLLAVARELRETGRSAIHVASDLMRGETKI; encoded by the coding sequence GTGATTGGCGTAGTGGTGGTCACGCATGGGCAGCTCGCGACAGAGTTGTTGAATGCCGCCGAGGCGATTATCGGAGACCTGCCGCAGTTCGCGGCCGTCTCGATCGGCTGGCACGACAACACGGATGACGCGCGCGAGGAGATCAGCCGGGCGATCGCCCGTTTTCAGAGTGACGGCGGGGTGCTCGTCCTCACAGACATGTTCGGCGGCACGCCGACGAACCTGAGTCTGACGTTTCTGGAAACCGACAAGGTCGAGATCGTGACCGGTGTCAACCTGCCCATGCTCATTAAACTCGCCGGGCTGCGTCAGTCGAAGGATCTGCTTGCCGTCGCACGCGAGCTCCGAGAAACGGGCCGGAGTGCCATCCATGTCGCCTCCGATCTGATGCGAGGGGAGACCAAGATCTGA
- the ybgF gene encoding tol-pal system protein YbgF, giving the protein MKQPVRLLTLGIVLLTVATSVPLEAANKEHLQMMADLRILQQQTQMLQANLTALTDALKTVSARLDEQAGTARKAFADQKLIVEGVATDLRVVRERVDENNVRLGSLSQEVDAVRVAQAANPPASVPAAVPPVVDPSAAAQNPPTTPPANPGVSPQRLFESARADYYAGQWSLAIYGFETYIKTFPKSDLVDDAQYYIGETYYSSGRFREAVAAYDRVISNYVSSNTLPDTYYKRGLALKTLGQIPQARESFDFVVKNYPDSDAGRLAKQALDQLSRSGK; this is encoded by the coding sequence ATGAAGCAACCAGTCCGCCTGCTGACTCTGGGAATCGTGCTGCTGACCGTCGCCACCTCGGTGCCGCTCGAGGCTGCCAACAAAGAGCATCTGCAGATGATGGCTGATCTCCGCATCCTCCAGCAGCAAACACAAATGCTCCAGGCAAACCTGACGGCCCTGACCGACGCGCTCAAGACGGTATCGGCGCGCCTGGACGAACAGGCCGGCACCGCCCGCAAGGCATTTGCGGATCAAAAGTTGATTGTGGAGGGGGTCGCAACTGACCTCCGCGTGGTTCGCGAAAGGGTCGACGAGAACAACGTCCGGCTCGGGTCGCTATCGCAGGAGGTCGACGCGGTTCGGGTGGCCCAGGCGGCCAACCCGCCCGCGTCCGTGCCAGCGGCGGTGCCCCCGGTCGTCGACCCGTCGGCCGCGGCGCAGAACCCGCCCACGACACCGCCCGCCAACCCCGGCGTATCGCCGCAGCGCCTGTTCGAATCGGCTCGGGCCGACTACTATGCGGGCCAGTGGAGTCTCGCCATTTATGGCTTCGAAACCTACATCAAGACGTTTCCGAAAAGCGATCTGGTCGACGACGCGCAGTACTACATCGGCGAGACGTACTATAGCTCGGGCCGATTCCGCGAGGCGGTGGCCGCCTACGATCGGGTGATCTCGAACTACGTGTCGAGCAATACGCTGCCCGATACGTACTACAAGCGTGGGCTTGCGCTGAAGACGCTCGGCCAGATTCCGCAGGCCCGCGAGTCATTCGATTTTGTGGTGAAGAACTACCCGGACAGTGATGCGGGCCGGCTGGCCAAACAGGCCCTCGATCAACTGAGTCGATCAGGGAAGTAA
- the raiA gene encoding ribosome-associated translation inhibitor RaiA — protein sequence MRLALTGRGVDITPELRTLVKRKLARLERVVNDKGVSGQVELRLEKFRRVSELHVHVRGGHLFQATAAATTWEISLAEAADKIVQQVQKLKGKWQERKRDARPARRLADTAMPAAQVRRIVRARRYEVRALTLEEAAQEVGPSADAFVVFRNLGTDAISVLYRRKDGDLGLIEPQA from the coding sequence ATGCGACTCGCACTGACGGGTAGAGGCGTGGACATCACGCCGGAATTGCGCACGTTGGTGAAGCGAAAGCTCGCCCGGCTGGAGCGCGTGGTGAACGACAAGGGCGTGTCCGGCCAGGTCGAACTGCGGCTCGAGAAGTTCCGACGCGTGAGCGAGCTGCACGTGCACGTTCGCGGCGGGCACCTGTTCCAGGCCACCGCGGCGGCGACCACCTGGGAGATCTCGCTGGCCGAGGCGGCAGACAAAATCGTGCAACAGGTCCAGAAACTGAAGGGAAAATGGCAGGAACGCAAGCGGGATGCACGGCCCGCTCGGCGGCTCGCCGACACGGCGATGCCTGCCGCCCAGGTGCGGCGCATCGTGCGCGCGCGGCGCTACGAGGTGCGGGCGCTCACGCTCGAAGAGGCGGCACAGGAAGTGGGGCCGTCGGCCGATGCCTTCGTCGTGTTCAGAAACCTGGGCACTGATGCCATCAGCGTGCTGTACCGACGCAAGGATGGCGATCTCGGCCTGATCGAGCCGCAGGCCTGA
- the rpoN gene encoding RNA polymerase factor sigma-54 has translation MAIQQKLHTKLVQKLILTPSLQQAIKLLPMSTLELADLLNQEVVENPMLEEVSSDDTQSSDNASAEKTEGDAEAATPKVDNWDDSDYAYFFGDYLDDGYRPRTQQEVKELPPIENTLSTSTSLSDHLQWQLSLQETDETMRAIGDAIIGNLDDDGYLVASVDEISTMGGWSIEEVEKALRIVQRFDPVGVAARDLQECLGLQLQHIGHGTVVAEKIVTEYLRQLQNHQVPEIAKKLGLTIDEVKVHVELIRHLDPKPGSRFNRPDSHYVIPDVYVVKVEDQYVAVLNEEGLPQLRISPVYRRLLDKSAENTDETRAYVKDKFRSALWLIKSVEQRQKTIHKVATSIITFQRDFLDQGIEFLRPLVLRDVANDIGMHESTVSRVVTNKYMHTPQGVFEMKYFFHSGISSSYGESVSSVTIKQRIRKIIEAEDLRKPLSDSKIVSILQKEGLVLARRTIAKYREELKIPTSNQRKMLY, from the coding sequence ATGGCGATCCAGCAGAAACTGCACACCAAACTCGTTCAAAAGCTGATCCTGACGCCGTCGTTGCAGCAGGCCATCAAGCTGTTGCCGATGTCCACGCTGGAACTGGCGGATCTCCTCAACCAGGAAGTCGTCGAGAATCCCATGCTGGAGGAAGTGTCGTCCGACGACACCCAGTCGTCGGACAACGCGTCCGCCGAGAAGACGGAGGGCGACGCTGAGGCGGCGACGCCGAAAGTCGACAACTGGGACGACAGCGACTACGCCTATTTCTTCGGCGACTACCTCGACGATGGCTACCGTCCCCGGACGCAGCAGGAAGTCAAGGAGCTGCCGCCCATCGAGAATACGTTGTCGACGAGCACCTCGCTCTCCGACCACCTCCAGTGGCAGCTGTCCCTGCAGGAGACCGACGAGACGATGCGGGCGATTGGCGACGCAATTATCGGCAACCTCGACGACGATGGGTACCTGGTGGCGTCGGTCGATGAGATCTCGACGATGGGGGGATGGAGCATCGAGGAGGTCGAGAAGGCCCTGCGGATCGTGCAGCGATTCGATCCGGTGGGTGTCGCCGCGCGTGATCTTCAGGAGTGCCTCGGGCTCCAGTTGCAGCACATCGGTCACGGCACGGTGGTGGCCGAGAAGATCGTGACCGAGTACCTGCGGCAGCTGCAGAACCACCAGGTGCCGGAAATCGCCAAGAAGCTCGGCCTGACAATCGACGAGGTCAAGGTACACGTCGAGCTGATTCGCCACCTCGATCCCAAGCCCGGCAGCCGGTTCAACCGGCCGGATTCCCATTACGTGATTCCCGACGTGTACGTCGTCAAGGTCGAGGATCAGTATGTGGCGGTGTTGAACGAAGAGGGATTGCCGCAGCTGCGGATCAGTCCGGTCTATCGGCGGCTGCTCGACAAGAGCGCCGAGAACACCGACGAGACACGGGCGTATGTGAAAGACAAGTTCCGTTCGGCGCTGTGGCTCATCAAGTCGGTCGAGCAGCGGCAGAAGACGATTCACAAGGTCGCGACCAGCATCATCACGTTCCAGCGGGATTTTCTCGACCAGGGGATCGAGTTCCTCCGGCCGTTGGTCCTGCGCGATGTGGCCAACGACATCGGCATGCACGAGTCGACGGTGAGCCGGGTGGTCACCAACAAGTACATGCACACGCCTCAGGGCGTGTTCGAGATGAAATACTTCTTCCACAGCGGGATCAGCAGTTCCTATGGCGAGAGCGTATCGTCGGTGACGATCAAACAGCGGATCAGGAAGATCATCGAGGCCGAGGACTTGCGGAAGCCGTTGAGCGATTCGAAGATCGTCAGCATCCTGCAGAAGGAGGGCCTGGTCCTGGCCCGCCGGACGATTGCGAAGTACCGCGAGGAATTGAAGATCCCCACATCCAATCAGCGCAAGATGCTCTATTGA
- the lptB gene encoding LPS export ABC transporter ATP-binding protein, whose amino-acid sequence MATLRTDALTKSYGGRTVVKGVSVDVASGEVVGLLGPNGAGKTTTFYMTVGLTAPDSGRVLLNGKDVTDDPMYIRARKGIGYLPQEPSVFRGLTVQQNIYAILETLHIKGAERRARLRALLAELNLTPLADAPAYTLSGGERRRVEITRALVISPQFILLDEPFAGIDPIAVSDIQKIIFHLKERGIGVLITDHNVRETLRITDRAYIVNDGVIFRSGTPESLAADEEVRRIYLGADFRLD is encoded by the coding sequence ATGGCCACGCTCCGCACTGACGCCCTCACCAAATCCTACGGCGGCCGCACGGTCGTCAAGGGCGTGAGTGTCGATGTCGCCTCGGGCGAAGTGGTCGGCCTGCTTGGACCCAACGGCGCGGGCAAGACGACGACGTTCTACATGACGGTCGGCCTGACGGCGCCTGATTCGGGCCGGGTGCTGCTGAACGGGAAGGACGTCACTGACGACCCGATGTACATCCGGGCCCGCAAGGGCATCGGGTACCTGCCGCAGGAACCGTCGGTGTTTCGCGGCCTCACGGTTCAGCAGAATATCTACGCGATTCTCGAGACGCTCCATATCAAGGGTGCCGAGCGGCGGGCTCGCCTCCGCGCGCTGCTGGCCGAGCTGAACCTGACGCCGCTGGCGGATGCGCCGGCCTACACGTTGTCGGGCGGTGAGCGCCGGCGCGTGGAGATCACCCGGGCGCTGGTCATCTCGCCGCAGTTCATCCTGCTCGACGAACCGTTTGCCGGCATCGATCCGATTGCCGTCTCGGACATTCAGAAAATCATCTTCCACCTCAAGGAACGCGGCATCGGCGTGCTCATCACCGACCATAACGTGCGGGAGACGCTGCGCATCACCGACCGTGCGTACATCGTCAACGACGGTGTGATTTTCAGAAGTGGAACCCCCGAGAGCCTCGCCGCGGACGAAGAAGTCCGGCGCATCTATCTGGGCGCGGATTTCCGGCTGGACTGA
- a CDS encoding cupin domain-containing protein, giving the protein MSGEIRPGVTRVEKPWGYELLWAKTEQYVGKVIHVAAGHALSLQYHNKKTETIYLHSGRLLFEIQEGDKLVGRQMHPGDRIHVPAGTVHRMTAVDDVDIFEVSTPELDDVVRLEDRYGRADK; this is encoded by the coding sequence GTGAGCGGTGAGATTCGGCCGGGCGTCACAAGAGTCGAGAAGCCGTGGGGCTACGAGCTGCTGTGGGCGAAGACAGAACAGTATGTCGGAAAGGTCATTCACGTGGCGGCAGGCCATGCCTTGAGCCTGCAGTACCACAACAAGAAGACCGAGACGATCTATCTCCACTCAGGCAGGCTCCTATTCGAGATCCAGGAGGGAGACAAGCTGGTCGGCCGCCAGATGCACCCGGGTGACCGGATCCACGTACCTGCCGGAACGGTGCATCGCATGACCGCCGTCGACGACGTCGACATCTTCGAGGTCTCCACGCCAGAGCTGGACGACGTCGTGAGACTCGAGGACCGGTACGGCAGAGCGGACAAATAA
- the ssb gene encoding single-stranded DNA-binding protein: protein MANSYNKIILVGNLGRDAELRATPQGKQVASASLAVEDWQKKDERGKPGTEWYRIKIWGRQAETLSPHLLKGKTILVEGRLSIQTWTDREGKTRYTPEVSADRVVLLGSPGQGSSMPARTESPVDDELGQSPDVNADDIPF, encoded by the coding sequence ATGGCGAACAGCTACAACAAGATCATTCTCGTCGGCAATCTGGGCAGGGACGCCGAATTGCGGGCAACCCCGCAGGGCAAACAGGTGGCGTCGGCCAGCCTGGCCGTCGAGGACTGGCAGAAGAAGGACGAACGCGGGAAGCCGGGAACCGAGTGGTACCGGATCAAGATCTGGGGTCGGCAGGCTGAGACCTTGTCGCCGCACCTCTTGAAGGGCAAGACGATCCTGGTCGAGGGGCGCCTGTCGATTCAGACGTGGACCGACCGCGAGGGAAAAACCCGGTACACGCCGGAGGTCTCAGCCGACCGGGTGGTCCTGCTCGGCAGCCCCGGCCAGGGATCGTCGATGCCGGCCCGCACGGAAAGTCCGGTGGATGACGAACTTGGCCAGTCGCCGGACGTCAACGCCGACGATATTCCGTTCTAG
- the rapZ gene encoding RNase adapter RapZ, giving the protein MKAGKRANGVGARVAEARFVILTGLSGSGKSHAIRALEDLGYFCVDNLPMTLVATMASLASRAGSDLEKVAIVVDVREGVQLSEFPSVFRRVRRIRGLKPVLIYLDANDDTLVRRFSETRRPHPLAHDRPILQGIREERRLLRPIRRLADEIIDTSAFTVHELREAFLSMSRQSGRASRMQVTFLSFGFKHGVPPESDLVFDVRFLPNPHFVPRFRRMSGRDDGVVSFMNSHPVTLDTIVRFTTLLKFLIPLYAHEGKSYLTVSIGCTGGRHRSVYVAEILRKTIGPIEGARYHVRHRDMGLGG; this is encoded by the coding sequence ATGAAGGCGGGGAAGCGGGCGAACGGCGTGGGCGCGCGTGTGGCGGAGGCGCGTTTTGTCATTCTGACAGGGTTGTCCGGCTCCGGGAAGTCGCATGCGATTCGCGCGCTCGAGGACCTCGGCTATTTCTGCGTCGACAACCTGCCGATGACGCTGGTCGCCACGATGGCGTCGCTGGCGAGCCGGGCCGGGTCAGACCTCGAGAAGGTGGCGATCGTGGTGGACGTCCGGGAAGGGGTCCAGCTGTCGGAGTTCCCGAGCGTGTTTCGACGGGTGCGCCGGATTCGGGGTCTGAAGCCGGTGCTGATCTACCTGGACGCGAACGACGACACCCTGGTTCGTCGCTTCAGCGAGACGCGCCGGCCGCACCCGCTCGCGCACGACCGGCCGATCCTCCAGGGCATTCGCGAAGAGCGGCGGTTGCTGCGGCCGATCCGCAGGCTGGCCGACGAGATCATTGACACCAGCGCGTTCACCGTGCACGAACTGCGCGAGGCGTTCCTGTCGATGTCGCGCCAGAGTGGCCGCGCCTCGCGGATGCAGGTCACGTTCCTGAGCTTCGGGTTCAAGCACGGGGTGCCCCCCGAGAGCGACCTGGTCTTCGACGTGCGGTTCCTGCCGAATCCGCATTTCGTACCCCGGTTCCGGCGGATGAGCGGCCGTGATGACGGTGTCGTGAGCTTCATGAACAGCCATCCCGTGACGCTTGATACCATCGTGCGGTTCACGACGCTGCTGAAGTTCCTCATTCCCCTCTATGCGCACGAAGGCAAGAGTTATCTGACGGTGTCGATTGGGTGCACGGGCGGCCGCCATCGGTCCGTCTACGTGGCCGAGATCCTGCGGAAGACGATTGGGCCGATTGAGGGCGCGCGGTACCACGTGCGGCATCGCGACATGGGGTTGGGCGGGTGA
- the hprK gene encoding HPr(Ser) kinase/phosphatase: protein MAADPPPMPSAGHSVTVGGLLRIRSDGFNLGLELLAGREGLGRPILSPYVLKTGLALAGFDAYLQPGRVLVFGASEIGYLASLAPEARVLSLARTLRHDIPCVMVTGGNAVPDELPIEAERAAVPVLRTRLSTPIAIAKLTSYLEDILAERTILHAVLMDLLGLGVLIVGESGIGKSECAMDLILRGHRLVADDTVEVRRRAESVLIGTCPDLTRFHMEIRGLGVVNVKDLFGVASTRSSKRVELVVQLERWEVGRQYDRLGLDDEFFDILGLRVPLIRMPVAPGRSVGNLVEVAARNQLLRSRGLNAAQRLADRLDRQLKDGKEGTADPDEDVDGLGDGDIDT, encoded by the coding sequence ATGGCCGCGGACCCTCCGCCGATGCCTTCGGCAGGTCACAGCGTGACAGTCGGCGGGTTGCTTCGCATCCGGTCGGACGGGTTCAACCTCGGCCTCGAACTCCTGGCTGGTCGCGAGGGGCTGGGACGACCCATCCTCAGTCCGTATGTGTTAAAGACCGGCCTCGCGCTCGCCGGCTTCGACGCCTATCTTCAGCCTGGCCGTGTGCTCGTGTTCGGCGCGAGCGAGATCGGCTATCTCGCCAGCCTCGCGCCCGAGGCCCGCGTGCTGAGCCTTGCACGGACGCTGCGGCATGACATTCCGTGCGTGATGGTCACCGGCGGCAACGCCGTGCCAGACGAGCTGCCGATCGAGGCCGAGCGGGCGGCGGTGCCGGTGCTGCGCACCCGGCTCTCTACACCCATCGCCATCGCCAAACTGACCAGCTATCTCGAGGACATTCTCGCGGAGCGCACGATCCTTCACGCCGTGCTCATGGACCTGCTTGGTCTGGGCGTGCTCATCGTCGGCGAGAGCGGCATCGGCAAGAGCGAGTGCGCCATGGACCTGATTCTGCGGGGGCACCGCCTCGTCGCCGACGATACGGTGGAGGTGAGGCGTCGCGCCGAGTCGGTGCTGATTGGGACGTGCCCGGATCTGACCCGCTTCCACATGGAGATTCGGGGGCTCGGCGTCGTCAACGTCAAGGATCTGTTTGGCGTGGCGTCCACCCGTTCGTCGAAGCGTGTGGAACTGGTGGTGCAGCTGGAGCGCTGGGAGGTGGGCCGCCAGTACGACCGCCTCGGCCTCGACGACGAGTTCTTCGACATCCTGGGCCTGAGAGTGCCGCTGATCCGTATGCCGGTCGCGCCGGGGCGAAGCGTGGGAAACCTGGTCGAGGTCGCGGCGCGGAACCAGCTGCTGCGCTCGCGCGGGTTGAACGCGGCGCAGCGCCTTGCCGATCGCCTTGACCGGCAGTTGAAGGACGGGAAGGAAGGCACGGCGGACCCCGACGAGGATGTCGACGGCCTGGGCGATGGAGACATCGACACATGA
- a CDS encoding HPr family phosphocarrier protein has product MVARTVVVNNLLGLHARAAARFVHLAGTFQARVTVTRGARAVDGKSILGILLLAASRGTAIALSVEGPDEHAALDALCGLVEAGFGESA; this is encoded by the coding sequence ATGGTGGCCAGGACCGTTGTGGTCAACAACCTGCTGGGCCTGCACGCCAGGGCGGCTGCCCGGTTCGTGCACCTGGCTGGAACCTTCCAGGCACGTGTGACCGTCACGCGCGGCGCGCGCGCGGTGGACGGCAAGAGCATTCTCGGCATCCTGCTGCTGGCGGCGTCGCGGGGCACCGCCATCGCTCTGAGCGTGGAGGGTCCCGACGAGCACGCCGCGCTCGACGCGCTCTGCGGGCTGGTCGAGGCGGGGTTCGGGGAGTCCGCGTGA
- the recJ gene encoding single-stranded-DNA-specific exonuclease RecJ, which yields MVSYVWEELSCEDAPVRLLTEALGISPVLARLLCLRGLTTPDAAERFLHPSLDHLHDPFRLDGMHAAVDRLLGAIANGERIVIHGDYDVDGITSTVILRRTLDMLGANVGHFVPERLRDGYGLNTPAIERLHAEGVRLIVSVDCGIRGMDAGRRARELGVDLIITDHHEPDDELPAAVAIINPRQPSCTYPDKNLAGVGVALKLVQALCARTGHDRWLPACVKIAAIGTLADVVPLVGENRVIAKLGLEALSRGPNKVGLRALIEASGLTGKTIDSYHVAFMIAPRINAAGRMSTPDIAMRLLLASAESEAAEARELASQLNHENERRQQEERAIVAEARRLVENDPDIGARSVLVVAGDGWHRGVIGIVASKLVDVFHRPSIVISIDGDAAHGSCRSIPGFDMLGALEAHAGFLEKFGGHRAAAGLTMESGKIKAFRQAVTGWADERLGPDDVRPRLRLDAALRFPEINAGLVEALSALAPYGAGNAKPLFCARDVVVADGPRRLKDRHLSLSLRQDGVALRGVFWRSAERASEIEQARAALDVAFSVEQNTFNGTTRIEVSLADVRAAERGDR from the coding sequence ATGGTGTCCTACGTCTGGGAGGAACTCTCTTGCGAGGATGCGCCGGTTCGCCTGTTGACCGAGGCCCTCGGGATATCGCCAGTGCTCGCCCGGCTGCTGTGTCTGCGTGGCCTGACGACTCCGGACGCGGCTGAGCGTTTTCTCCATCCTTCACTCGATCATCTCCACGATCCGTTTCGCCTGGATGGCATGCACGCGGCGGTTGACCGCCTGCTGGGAGCCATTGCCAACGGGGAGCGGATCGTCATTCACGGCGACTACGACGTCGACGGCATCACCTCCACCGTCATCCTGCGCCGGACGCTCGATATGCTTGGCGCCAACGTGGGGCACTTCGTGCCCGAACGTCTTCGAGACGGGTACGGTCTGAATACGCCGGCGATCGAGCGCCTCCACGCCGAGGGCGTTCGGCTCATCGTCTCGGTGGATTGCGGCATCCGCGGGATGGATGCGGGCCGCCGGGCGCGCGAACTGGGCGTCGATCTGATCATCACGGATCATCATGAGCCAGACGATGAGTTACCGGCTGCCGTGGCGATCATCAATCCCAGGCAACCGTCGTGCACGTATCCCGACAAGAACCTGGCCGGTGTCGGTGTCGCGCTGAAACTGGTGCAGGCGCTGTGCGCGCGAACCGGGCACGATCGGTGGCTGCCCGCGTGCGTGAAGATTGCCGCGATCGGGACCCTGGCTGATGTGGTCCCGCTGGTTGGTGAGAACCGGGTGATTGCCAAGCTCGGACTCGAGGCGTTGTCGCGCGGCCCCAACAAGGTCGGCCTGCGGGCGCTGATCGAGGCGTCGGGACTGACGGGCAAGACCATCGACAGCTATCACGTGGCGTTCATGATTGCGCCGCGGATCAACGCCGCCGGCCGCATGAGCACGCCGGACATCGCCATGCGCCTGCTGCTGGCGTCTGCCGAGAGCGAGGCCGCCGAGGCGCGCGAGCTGGCTTCGCAACTCAACCACGAGAACGAACGGCGTCAGCAGGAGGAGCGCGCCATCGTCGCCGAGGCGCGGCGCCTGGTGGAAAACGATCCGGATATCGGTGCGCGTTCGGTGCTCGTGGTCGCCGGGGACGGGTGGCATCGCGGCGTCATCGGTATCGTGGCGTCGAAGCTGGTCGACGTCTTTCACCGGCCGTCCATCGTCATATCCATTGATGGGGACGCTGCCCATGGGTCGTGCCGGAGTATTCCGGGATTCGACATGCTCGGCGCGCTCGAGGCGCACGCCGGATTTCTCGAGAAGTTCGGAGGGCATCGCGCGGCGGCCGGTCTGACCATGGAGTCGGGGAAGATCAAGGCGTTTCGACAGGCGGTGACCGGGTGGGCCGACGAGCGCCTCGGGCCTGACGATGTGCGTCCCAGGTTGAGACTCGACGCGGCGTTGCGGTTTCCGGAGATCAACGCGGGCCTGGTGGAGGCGCTGTCGGCCTTGGCGCCGTATGGGGCCGGCAACGCGAAACCGCTCTTCTGCGCGCGCGACGTCGTGGTGGCTGATGGTCCCCGCCGGCTGAAGGACCGACACCTGAGCCTGAGTCTGCGTCAGGATGGCGTGGCACTTCGCGGCGTGTTCTGGCGCAGCGCGGAGCGGGCATCTGAAATCGAACAGGCCCGTGCGGCACTGGACGTGGCGTTCTCGGTCGAGCAGAATACGTTCAACGGGACCACCCGGATCGAAGTGTCGTTGGCGGATGTGCGGGCGGCCGAACGAGGCGACCGATGA